The genomic window CGGCAGCGGCCATGGCGGCTGCAGAATCCCGACCTTCAGGTTCCAAGATTATGGTTGCCGATATCCCGATCTCGTCAAGTTGGGATTGAATGGCATCGCGATGCGATAGCCCGGCGACGACGATGAGATCAGCTCCAGCCGCCAAAGACACCACGCGTTCGGCCGTCTCTTGGAACAGTGACCGGTTTCCCGCCAGCGGGATGAATTGCTTCGGCAGGGAAGGCCGTGACGCAGGCCACAAACGCGTACCTGAACCGCCGCACATGATGACCGGGTAAAGCGTTGCCATATTCTACAAGCCGCCGTTTCTTGACCGAACCGCCTATTACGCGAGCTTTGCTGTCGCGTCACGTGTTGAATGCGCCAGAGTTGCGCGACCCGTCACTTGGTTTCACGCTTCCAGTTACAGCGGCAGCACCGTCGTCGACTTCACCTCTTCCAGCACCGCATAGGTGCGGGTTTCGCGGACGCCCGGCATCCGCACCAGCACGTCGCCCAGGAAGGCGCGGTAGGCGTCCATGTCGCCGACGCGGGCCTTGATCAGATAGTCGAAGCCGCCGGCGACCATGTGGCACTCCAGCACCTCAGGCTGGCTGCGAACGGCGGCGGCGAAGGCTTCGAAGACGTCGCCGGTGGTGCGGTCCAGCAGGACCTCGACGAAGATCAGCAGGTCCCGACCAACCTGGGCCGGGTCGATCATGGCGGCGTAGCCGGTGATAATCTTCTTTTCGCGCAGCCGTTTGACCCGTTCGAAACAGGCGGCGGGCGACAGGTTGCAGCGTCGCGCCAGTTCGGCGTTGGAAATGCGGGCGTCGGTCTGCAGCACCCGCAGGATGCGGCGATCAACGGCGTCGATGTCGATCATCGGAAATCCGGAGCGTGTGCCGAACGATCTTCGGTTCTGTCCAATATCATACGAAGCACCTTCAATGAACTCCGGCATATACGGCTGAAATCCACAGGATTTGTCGCCGATGACCACTCCCGCCTTCATGCCTTCGCGCCTGGCCGCTTGGGACGGTCTGGATGCGCACAAGTTCCGAGACGAGCGTGAGGCCGTCGCCGCCAATCTGGCGCGCATGCCTCTGGATGCGACCGAACGGGCTGATGTGGTCGCTGAGGCGACGGCCCTGGTCGAACACGCGCGTCGCAGCCAGAAGAAGCAGGGCGTCGTCGAAAGCTTCCTGCAGCAATTCTCGCTTGGGACCCGCGAAGGTCTGGCCCTGATGTGTCTGGCCGAGGCCCTGCTGCGCGTGCCGGACGAGGACACCCGCGATCGCCTGATCGCCGAGAAGATCGGCTCGGCCGACTGGGCCGCCCACCTGGGTCAGTCCGACAGCCTGTTCGTCAACGCCTCGACCTGGGGCCTGATGCTGACCGGCAAGCTGGTCGATGTGGACGACGAGGCCCGCAGCGACCTGCCCAGCTTCCTGAAGCGGATCGCCGGCCGTCTGGGCGAGCCGGTCATCCGCCAGGCCGTGGCCACGGCGGTCAAGATCATGGGCGAGCAGTTCGTGGTCGGCCGCACCATCCAGGGCGCGCTCAAACGGTCGAACAAGGAAGGCTGGCTGTGCAGCTTCGACATGCTGGGCGAGGGCGCCCGGACCATGGCCGACGCCGACCGCTACGAGAAGATTTACGCCGACGCCATCGAGGCGGTGGGCAAGACGTCGAAGGGCCAGGGACCGGAACACGGCCACGGCGTTTCCGTGAAACTGTCGGCCCTGTCGCCCCGCTATGAGGCGACGCATGAGGATGACGTCTGGGCGACCCTGTATCCCCGCATCCTGCGCCTGGCCCAGATCGCGGCCAAATACGACATCAACTATACGATGGACGCCGAGGAGGCGGACCGTCTGGTTCTGTCGCTGAAACTGCTGGACCGGCTGGCGCACGAGCCGTCGCTGGGCGGCTGGACCGGCCTCGGTCTGGCGGTTCAGGCCTATCAGAAGCGCGGGCTGGAAACGATCGAACGCGTCGCCGACCTCGCCCGGCGCTCGGGCCGTCGTCTGATGGTGCGCCTGGTCAAGGGCGCCTATTGGGACACCGAGATCAAGCGCGCCCAGGTGTTCGGCCGCACCGACTATCCTGTCTATACGACCAAGGCGGCGACCGATCTGAACTATCTGGTCTGCGCCAAGGCCATGATCGAGGCCGCGCCGGCCATCTATTCCCAGTTCGCCAGCCACAACGCCCATACGCTGGCGGCCGTGCGGCGTATGGCGCGTGATCACGGCGTCACGGTCGAGCACCAGCGGCTGCACGGCATGGGCGAGGCGCTTTATGACGCAGCGCATGAGGCCTGGGCCGACGAAGTCGTCATCGTCCGCGCCTACGCCCCTGTCGGCGGACACGAGGAGCTGCTGCCCTATCTAGTGCGGCGCCTGCTTGAAAACGGCGCCAACTCCTCCTTCGTCCACGCCCTTCTGGACGAGCGCGTGCCCGCCTCGGCCGTCGCGGCCGATCCCATTTCCCTGGTCGAGCAGGCGCCCGACCGTCACCCCAAGATTCCGGTTCCGAAAGACATGTACGGCGATCGTCAGAACTCCCTCGGCCGCGATTATTCTCAGGCCGCCGACCGTGAAGCCCACGCCAAGGCGCTGGAATTGGTCGACCGCGAGAAGTTGACCAGCGGCCCGATCATCGGCGGCAAGCTGCGCGCCGGCCTTAACGCTCAGGACGTGACCAATCCCTTCGATCGATCACAGGTGCTGGGCCATGTGTCGGAAGCCGAGACGGCTGACATCGACGCCGCCGTCCAAGCCGCCGCCGAGGCTCAGGTCAAATGGGACCGCCAGGGCGGCGCCAAGCGCGCCATCGTCCTGCGCGCTATGGCCGATGCGCTGGAGGCCGATCTGGACCGGCTGGTCGCCCTGCTCAGCCGCGAGGCGGGCAAGACCCTGAACGACGGCGTGGCCGAGGTGCGCGAGGCCGCCGACTTCTGCCGCTATTACGCCCTGCTGGCCGAACGCGACTTCACCGCCCCCGAGACCCTGAAGGGGCCGACCGGCGAGACCAACCAGCTGTTCCTGCACGGACGCGGCGTCTTCGCCTGCATCTCGCCGTGGAACTTCCCCTGGCCATCTTCACCGGCCAGATCGCCGCCGCCCTCGCCGCCGGCAACGCCGTGCTGGCCAAGCCCGCCGAACAGACGCCGCTGATCGCCTCCGAGGCTGTGCGCCTCTATCACAAGGCCGGCCTGAACCCCGACCTGTTGGCCCTGGTCCCAGGACGTGGCGAGACGGTCGGCGCAGCGCTGGTCACCCACCCCGGCATTGATGGCGTCGCCTTCACCGGCGGCACCGACACGGCTGCCGCCATCAACCGCTCCATCGCCGCCCGCCCCGGCGCCATCATCCCCTTCATCGCCGAGACCGGCGGCCTGAACGGCATGTTTATCGACACCACGGCGCTGAAGGAGCAGGTCATCGACGACGTGATCCAGTCGGCCTTCGGCTCCGCCGGTCAGCGCTGTTCGGCCCTACGCGTCCTCTATGTGCCCAAGGATTCGGCCGACGCGTTGATCGAGGGCCTGAAGGGCGCGCTCGCGGTTCAGGCCGTCGCCGACCCCGCCGATCCCAAGACCGACATCGGCCCCGTTATCGATCCCGAATCCCGTCGCGCTTTGGAAGCTCATGTCGAGCGCCTGTCGAAAGAAGCGAAGATCATCGCCCGCGCCGCCCTGCCGATGGGCGCCGAAAAGGGCGACCTGTTCGCCCCCACCATCGCCGAAATCCCGACGCCGGACTTCCTCGAACGCGAGGTCTTCGGCCCCATCCTGCACATCTACCGCTACGGCCCGTCCGACCTGAAGTCGGTCGCCGGCAAGCTGGCCGCCCGCGGCTACGGCCTGACCCTGGGCGTCCACAGCCGCATCGAAGCCTTCGCCGCCGAAGTGATCGACCTGGTCCCCGCCGGCAACGTCTACGTCAACCGCTCGATCACCGGCGCGGTGGTTGGCGTCCAACCCTTCGGCGGCGAGGGCCTGTCGGGAACCGGCCCCAAGGCGGGTGGGCCGAACAGCCTGATCCGTTATGCGGCCGAGAAGGCGATCAGTGTCAACATCGCCGCGCAGGGCGGAGATCCGGCGCTTTTGAGCCTATGAGGTGCGTGCAAAAGAGGTAACATTCGATTCTCGATCTGCGCGCAGTATGACGAGTCACGGTCTGGCGGAAACACTGACAAATATCAGGACTAAATTCCTGATCCGCTACGCCATACGCTTCTGGTTAGGGGTTCAAGCAAATATTCAAGAGCTGTGCGTTTCCGCAGTAAGATCACCACCTCGACAGGCGTACCATTTCTGATTTGCGTGCCAAGTGGTCCAACTTTTTCCATTTCTTTGCTGCTCACAGTCACCTCCCCCCGGAAGTGAGCCCTTCCAGTATTCTGATCTGTAAAAGCATCAGCGGACACCACAGTCAGATGTCCTCGAATTATCGGAATTGAGCGGTCATGAAGGCCCGGGAAGCGGATCTCCGTTTCCATCCCTTTTTTAACATCATCGATATCGTTGGGATTTATCGAAACAACGATCACCTGCTCGGCCCGATCCGGTACTATTGACATCAAGGTCTGGGCAGGTTGGATGACGCCACCGGGTGTGAAGACCGTCAGACCGACGACCTGGCCGCTTGCCGGAGATCGAATTGCACTTCTGGCAATCTGCTCGCGAAGTTCGATCTGCTTCGGCAATAGATCATTTAGCTGGATGTCGATTTGTCGTAAGCCTTCGGCGATCTCCTCAT from Brevundimonas fontaquae includes these protein-coding regions:
- a CDS encoding Lrp/AsnC ligand binding domain-containing protein; the protein is MIDIDAVDRRILRVLQTDARISNAELARRCNLSPAACFERVKRLREKKIITGYAAMIDPAQVGRDLLIFVEVLLDRTTGDVFEAFAAAVRSQPEVLECHMVAGGFDYLIKARVGDMDAYRAFLGDVLVRMPGVRETRTYAVLEEVKSTTVLPL